Proteins encoded in a region of the Candidatus Bathyarchaeota archaeon genome:
- a CDS encoding type IV pilin: MKNILKNRLALSTVVTTLIILVVSVLLAGVVSYFAINVTSTRVQEEDLHLTKQHVWYDAATGKSEAALMIINTGGRDVVLDKLTCRGQEKAWTGIFYATTQQSISDDLKWVTDLAKDKVAVGLTLKDTKTDLTLKSGETMVIYMTSPDSISINDIGLTVALTVFTSQAMYYKETNVQAYVADSGSS, translated from the coding sequence ATGAAAAACATACTAAAGAATCGTTTGGCTCTAAGTACAGTCGTAACCACCTTGATTATCCTCGTTGTTTCAGTGCTACTCGCAGGCGTAGTCAGCTACTTCGCAATCAACGTCACCAGCACTCGCGTTCAAGAAGAAGACCTTCACCTTACCAAACAACACGTTTGGTATGACGCAGCAACCGGAAAATCTGAAGCAGCCCTTATGATCATTAATACTGGCGGTCGAGACGTTGTTCTTGACAAATTGACGTGCCGCGGACAGGAAAAAGCCTGGACTGGCATCTTCTATGCAACGACCCAACAATCAATATCTGACGACCTAAAGTGGGTTACCGATCTAGCAAAAGACAAAGTAGCGGTTGGATTAACCCTAAAGGATACAAAAACTGACTTGACACTCAAATCCGGCGAAACAATGGTTATCTACATGACTTCACCAGACAGCATCAGCATCAACGACATCGGCTTAACCGTTGCACTCACAGTGTTCACATCACAAGCGATGTACTACAAAGAGACAAACGTCCAAGCATACGTAGCAGATTCAGGCAGCAGCTAA
- a CDS encoding type II secretion system F family protein produces MKAAPRSGASGKVFGLLNRATSEEREKTEAELPFAVMIFTLMAASGISPYDSWKKMRKLSFLPIFKKEADEVVRQVEVLGKDPLTVMYQRAEVTQSKLYRNFLGGFVSSVRSGGKLVDYMKSQLKSIFELRYINLNRSIERIAALVEAYSVMLIVVLCTYILFVVFSSSSVMDLLSSTSITISPAMSYIIAFIIMPVMSGFFIMIAHNMQRSAFPDLKDLYRRALMFIIPAFVVIGLFASVSALQEAIKPLGLPEVATIALVGATTPLAIQYYRIAKINYNAEESIPSFIRDITESQKTGLSPEKSIVQATKRKDYGSFTKFLELIRSQIEWGIPLRKTFENIRKDIRSWFVVVNFAMMVETLEIGGNSIQSLEILSEYSEKERELQVNRRALLKPYILLAFMWSALIAVTTTIVALTTTMMTGIVSSDLSSIATIAMQDQLKLFSVGIIIQCWISGFFIGKISEGNFGAGFKIAAMLSATAYLSLVLSQVLLAGAFTIVPINPGGGGFG; encoded by the coding sequence ATGAAGGCGGCACCTCGCAGTGGAGCATCAGGCAAAGTTTTCGGTTTACTCAACAGGGCAACCAGTGAGGAACGCGAAAAAACCGAGGCGGAGCTTCCCTTCGCCGTCATGATTTTTACGCTTATGGCTGCCAGCGGCATCTCGCCCTATGACAGCTGGAAGAAGATGCGTAAACTCAGCTTTCTGCCAATCTTCAAAAAAGAAGCCGATGAGGTTGTGCGGCAGGTTGAGGTTTTAGGCAAGGATCCCTTGACGGTTATGTATCAGCGGGCGGAGGTTACGCAGTCTAAGCTTTACCGCAACTTTTTAGGCGGCTTTGTTTCGTCGGTGCGTAGCGGCGGCAAACTGGTTGATTACATGAAAAGCCAGCTTAAATCCATCTTTGAGTTGCGCTACATTAACCTTAACCGCTCCATAGAGCGCATCGCCGCGTTGGTGGAGGCTTACTCGGTTATGCTTATTGTGGTCTTGTGCACCTACATCCTCTTTGTGGTTTTTTCGTCGTCGAGCGTTATGGATTTGCTGTCCAGCACCTCCATCACGATTTCGCCTGCCATGTCCTACATCATAGCCTTCATCATTATGCCTGTGATGTCGGGTTTTTTCATCATGATAGCGCATAACATGCAGCGCAGCGCGTTTCCCGATTTAAAAGACCTCTACAGGCGAGCCTTAATGTTCATCATCCCTGCCTTCGTGGTTATTGGGCTGTTTGCGTCTGTTAGTGCGCTGCAGGAGGCGATAAAGCCGCTGGGGCTCCCCGAAGTCGCCACAATCGCCCTTGTAGGTGCCACCACGCCGCTTGCCATCCAGTATTACCGTATAGCAAAAATAAACTATAACGCCGAGGAATCCATACCCAGCTTCATACGGGACATAACTGAATCCCAAAAAACCGGGTTATCCCCCGAGAAAAGCATCGTGCAAGCCACCAAACGCAAAGACTACGGTTCCTTCACAAAGTTTCTGGAGTTAATCCGCAGCCAAATCGAATGGGGCATCCCTCTGCGTAAAACCTTCGAAAACATACGTAAGGATATCCGCAGCTGGTTTGTCGTGGTTAACTTCGCCATGATGGTGGAGACGCTGGAGATCGGCGGAAACTCGATTCAGTCCCTTGAAATCCTCAGTGAGTACAGCGAAAAAGAGCGTGAACTGCAGGTTAACCGGCGGGCGCTGCTTAAACCCTATATTCTTTTGGCTTTCATGTGGAGCGCACTTATCGCCGTCACCACAACCATCGTGGCGTTGACAACCACCATGATGACTGGCATCGTCAGCTCAGACCTTTCCTCTATTGCAACCATAGCCATGCAGGATCAGCTTAAGCTGTTCTCGGTGGGCATCATCATTCAATGCTGGATTTCAGGGTTCTTCATCGGCAAAATCAGCGAAGGCAACTTCGGCGCAGGCTTCAAAATCGCTGCTATGCTATCCGCCACCGCCTATCTGTCTTTGGTGCTCTCGCAGGTGCTGCTTGCAGGCGCCTTCACAATCGTGCCCATCAACCCGGGTGGAGGAGGGTTCGGGTAA
- a CDS encoding polyprenol monophosphomannose synthase: MQYTNLTYPAEANTSSSMKVGVAIPTYNEKANLAPLIENLSRVFEAAGVALRIVIVDDNSPDGTGELADSIAQKRRNVSVIHRSGKLGLGSAYKAAFKLLLNDPQVAVVMEMDADFSHQPKYIPSLLSKIEEGYDVAIGSRYVRGGGIDKEWTAMRRLISKSANVLAVMFAGLNVKDATGGFRAYDSYALKSIDLSKVRTNGYAFQIDMLSQCRKVGCEIAEVPIVFYERKHGKSKLARTSMLEFLKTLESAFFCRVFSLAAVAVQSSVITVSNALWIGIKPLQAAIKHANEQNLLGKRERAFSR; this comes from the coding sequence ATGCAATACACAAACCTCACCTACCCTGCGGAGGCAAACACGTCCTCATCGATGAAGGTAGGTGTAGCTATCCCCACATACAATGAAAAAGCAAATCTGGCGCCCCTCATCGAAAACTTATCCCGCGTCTTTGAAGCCGCCGGGGTTGCACTTCGAATCGTAATCGTCGATGACAACAGCCCAGACGGTACCGGCGAATTAGCAGACAGCATAGCCCAGAAAAGGCGCAATGTCTCAGTTATTCATAGATCCGGAAAGCTTGGTTTAGGCAGCGCCTACAAAGCCGCTTTTAAGCTTCTCCTCAACGACCCCCAAGTGGCGGTGGTGATGGAGATGGATGCGGATTTTTCGCATCAACCCAAATATATTCCTAGTCTGCTATCCAAAATCGAGGAGGGCTACGACGTCGCAATCGGCTCCCGCTACGTCAGAGGCGGCGGCATCGACAAGGAATGGACGGCTATGCGGCGCCTCATAAGCAAATCAGCAAACGTTTTGGCGGTTATGTTTGCGGGTTTAAACGTTAAAGATGCCACCGGCGGCTTCCGCGCCTACGACTCCTACGCATTAAAAAGCATCGACCTCTCCAAAGTGCGGACCAACGGCTACGCCTTCCAGATAGATATGCTTTCGCAGTGCAGAAAAGTAGGATGCGAAATAGCTGAGGTCCCCATTGTATTCTATGAGCGGAAACATGGGAAATCCAAGCTTGCCCGCACCTCGATGCTGGAGTTCCTCAAGACGTTGGAGAGCGCTTTCTTCTGCCGCGTCTTCTCGTTGGCCGCGGTTGCAGTGCAGTCCTCGGTTATCACGGTTAGCAACGCGCTTTGGATCGGCATTAAGCCTCTGCAGGCAGCCATCAAGCATGCTAACGAGCAGAATCTTTTGGGTAAGCGGGAGAGGGCTTTCTCCAGGTGA
- a CDS encoding type II/IV secretion system ATPase subunit, whose translation MPKLGKKKQEEVVVTQQTPDEELVAYLGIQGYQVPEGYTQIESYPLNPPYSYAWVFQDDSEGSYFYVVDELPMSREEREAYKRLKSILEYELKAPSVDESLVESFHRQLPAILDAHKQAFGGINQVGLRKLNYYLEKDLIGYGKIDGLICDPYIEDISCLGLNKPVYIYHRKYSNARTNIIFTDEEELDDFITRIVHRQGKHVSIAHPIVDLTLPGKHRLAVSFGKETTPAGTSFTIRKFKEDPLTIVDLIMNETIDESIAAYLWMLMENKMSVMVVGPTGAGKTTALNAIACLVRPDYKMISVEEVQEVNLPQENWVSTIARTGFGGDSDGEVTLYDLIKSAVRHRPTMILVGEIRGEEAYVLFQALATGHGGLCTMHADDVETVVKRLTQPPMNIPQTILSLMNCVIVVKQVSSGFNIHQRKGSVRKFVKVAEIESNGASQEVFNWNPSSDTFQCSVDQSYLFAKIAQSVDAPVSVVMQEFERRKRILLNMVEHNMRDFRSVHKALNSSLNLEALEAQQEEAE comes from the coding sequence ATGCCAAAGTTAGGTAAGAAGAAACAGGAAGAAGTCGTAGTTACTCAGCAGACCCCCGATGAGGAGCTTGTTGCCTACCTGGGAATTCAGGGCTACCAGGTGCCCGAAGGCTACACGCAGATTGAAAGCTACCCCCTTAATCCCCCCTACTCGTACGCCTGGGTTTTCCAAGATGACTCCGAAGGCAGCTACTTCTACGTCGTGGACGAGTTGCCTATGTCACGGGAGGAACGTGAAGCCTACAAGCGCCTAAAAAGCATCCTTGAATATGAACTTAAAGCCCCCAGCGTCGATGAGTCACTGGTTGAATCCTTCCATCGGCAGCTACCCGCGATTCTGGATGCACATAAGCAGGCTTTTGGCGGCATCAACCAGGTGGGGCTGCGCAAACTCAACTATTACCTCGAGAAAGACCTCATCGGCTACGGCAAAATCGACGGGCTCATCTGCGACCCCTACATCGAAGACATCAGCTGCCTGGGCCTCAACAAACCCGTATACATTTACCACCGCAAATACAGCAACGCCCGCACCAACATAATCTTCACTGACGAGGAAGAACTCGATGACTTCATAACACGCATCGTCCACCGCCAGGGCAAACACGTCAGCATAGCCCATCCCATCGTGGACCTCACTTTACCGGGCAAGCACCGACTAGCCGTTTCGTTTGGCAAGGAAACCACGCCGGCGGGCACCAGCTTCACCATCAGAAAATTCAAGGAAGACCCCCTCACCATCGTCGACTTAATCATGAATGAAACCATCGATGAATCTATCGCTGCCTACCTCTGGATGCTTATGGAGAACAAGATGTCAGTGATGGTTGTGGGCCCCACGGGTGCAGGAAAAACCACGGCGTTAAACGCCATTGCCTGCCTTGTCCGCCCAGACTACAAGATGATATCGGTCGAGGAAGTTCAGGAAGTTAATTTGCCCCAGGAGAACTGGGTATCAACCATTGCCCGCACGGGTTTTGGCGGAGACAGCGACGGCGAAGTCACCCTCTATGACCTCATCAAATCCGCTGTGCGGCATCGCCCAACGATGATTTTGGTGGGCGAAATCAGGGGTGAAGAAGCATATGTGCTGTTTCAGGCTTTAGCCACAGGACACGGCGGCTTATGCACCATGCACGCAGATGATGTGGAAACCGTGGTGAAGCGGTTGACGCAGCCGCCCATGAATATTCCCCAGACGATTCTTTCGCTGATGAACTGCGTCATCGTGGTTAAGCAGGTTAGCAGCGGATTCAACATCCATCAACGCAAAGGGTCCGTGCGCAAATTCGTTAAAGTCGCCGAGATCGAAAGCAACGGCGCCTCCCAGGAAGTCTTCAACTGGAATCCCTCATCGGATACCTTCCAATGCAGCGTGGACCAAAGTTACCTCTTCGCCAAGATTGCCCAATCCGTTGATGCACCCGTCAGCGTTGTAATGCAGGAGTTTGAGCGTCGCAAACGGATTCTACTCAACATGGTGGAGCATAACATGCGTGACTTCCGAAGCGTGCATAAAGCCCTTAACAGTTCACTGAACCTTGAGGCGCTTGAGGCTCAACAGGAAGAGGCTGAGTAA
- a CDS encoding glycosyltransferase encodes MTTILSKSKSKYPYIELKAKSFAVPKVSLMVGIAVSNEEQNIGALLENLTASAPPEVETICVVSSGSTDQTNSIIRSFAEDDARIQLIIEPERTGKASALNLLLEQSQNYDYMVYTGGDNIPCREALNHLLAAIRSQDVDIVGAHPRPVDDPHCFMGFCTHLLWNLHHDASLGKPKISGELMVFKSRIIRELPPAIINDDAYIQALGEMKKYKISYCPQAEVLLKGPSNVHDFLAQRRRVFVGHQQLEFLIGKKVSTMKVPSWKSILKACPYRGLKGRVYAAGFVFFQAVAFLLAKWDFARHNLPVKWTMAKSTKNLFDSKETSLLAGIAPVGLDGSLEQ; translated from the coding sequence ATGACGACTATACTTTCTAAGTCTAAGTCAAAATATCCCTATATTGAGCTTAAAGCGAAGTCTTTTGCGGTTCCAAAGGTCAGCTTGATGGTTGGAATCGCTGTTTCTAACGAGGAGCAGAACATCGGGGCGTTGCTGGAGAACCTGACTGCTTCGGCGCCGCCTGAAGTTGAAACAATCTGCGTTGTCTCCTCGGGCTCCACTGACCAAACCAACAGCATCATCCGGAGCTTCGCTGAAGATGACGCTCGAATACAGTTAATTATTGAGCCTGAACGGACCGGTAAAGCATCCGCCCTTAACCTGCTTTTGGAGCAATCACAGAACTATGACTACATGGTCTACACGGGCGGCGACAACATACCCTGCCGCGAAGCCCTAAACCACCTGTTAGCCGCCATCAGATCCCAAGACGTCGACATCGTAGGTGCCCATCCTCGTCCAGTCGACGACCCACATTGCTTTATGGGCTTCTGCACGCATCTGCTCTGGAACCTCCACCATGACGCTTCGCTTGGAAAACCCAAAATCAGCGGGGAACTCATGGTTTTTAAGTCCCGAATCATACGGGAGCTTCCCCCCGCAATAATTAACGATGACGCATACATTCAGGCGCTGGGCGAAATGAAGAAGTACAAAATCTCCTATTGCCCCCAAGCCGAAGTTCTCCTCAAAGGCCCCTCCAATGTGCATGATTTTTTGGCGCAGCGCAGGCGTGTGTTTGTGGGCCATCAGCAACTGGAGTTTTTGATCGGCAAAAAAGTTTCCACTATGAAGGTGCCCTCCTGGAAAAGCATCCTTAAGGCTTGTCCCTACCGTGGTTTGAAGGGCAGAGTGTACGCGGCAGGCTTTGTTTTCTTTCAGGCTGTGGCTTTCCTGTTGGCTAAATGGGATTTTGCCCGCCATAACTTGCCGGTGAAGTGGACGATGGCTAAGTCTACTAAGAACCTGTTTGATTCAAAAGAGACGTCGCTGCTTGCAGGTATTGCGCCTGTCGGATTAGATGGGTCTTTAGAGCAGTAA